The Triticum aestivum cultivar Chinese Spring chromosome 7B, IWGSC CS RefSeq v2.1, whole genome shotgun sequence genome window below encodes:
- the LOC123161183 gene encoding disease resistance protein RPM1 gives MADTLFLVLRKIALSLGGAASEKLSTEVVEAASVLTDFEHGMKQIEGEFMILKAFIGQVSAQNVGDKTFDAWLDQVRDVAHQVEDIIDEYTFLTSQAAGIDRFFKRKFHQAKSFAAWRNLSSQIDQVEARIQRLTTMKDRYGISVREPGRSSTLQYARQLSLSDSSYLSDDTELVGNASEISMLTQWLLTERQDRLIMSILGMGGLGKTTIASSIYKNQQIIRMFDCHVWVTLSQNYLVEDLLRQIMKQLMDQRAYMASGIETMSRVRLIEELQSYLQDKKYLVVLDDVWDRDDWLFLKRALVINNHGSRVLVTTRKKDVASLANDGFVVELKVLPYAEAWHLFCQKAFRRLEDKICPLNLRLWAEKIVKKCQGLPLAIVAVGSLLSYRELEEQEWSSLHNQLSWQLANNPELSWIVSVLNLSLNDLPSHLKNCFLYCSPFPEDYKVKRRWICRLWVAEGLVEERGAGTTMEEVAECYLKELTRRSLLEVAERNVHGRASSFQMHDLLRDACLIVANREKFAVVYGDPGITQVNSEVRRLFVQKHARSLKLAAASRIRSLILFDTQVASSWIYDISSNFRLIRVLCLRFANIHQVPAVVPDLLNLHYLDLAHTKVKHIPASLGKLTNLQVLDLRFTYVEQLPWEITNLTKLRHLYVYMLHDFQERIFDCFSATNIPGNICRLKNLQSLQSVSANKNLLTQLGELTLMRSLAIMKMRQNYIAELWDSLARMPSLSRLVIFANSKDEVLNLIKIKPLQNLKFFWLRGRLYEGVLPQIFASFEKLAALKLDCSCLKKDPINSFAHTLNLVYLNLCRTYDGEQLTFRAGWFPKLSSLALVDMERLNSIEIEEGTMKVLHTLEIVGLKSLKIVPRGIKHIKTLQKMVLTDMRKEFMDRLHADDSDIVEHIPDIQSFDSFDSEAVKKMVLLPHLAKKYGTGWWELC, from the exons ATGGCAGACACCCTATTTCTTGTTCTCAGAAAAATTGCTCTCTCCCTCGGAGGAGCGGCgtcagagaagctgagcacagagGTAGTGGAGGCAGCATCGGTTCTGACGGATTTCGAGCATGGCATGAAACAGATCGAGGGCGAGTTCATGATTCTAAAGGCATTTATTGGCCAGGTTAGCGCACAGAATGTTGGTGACAAGACATTTGATGCCTGGCTGGACCAAGTTAGAGATGTTGCCCATCAGGTAGAAGATATCATTGACGAGTATACTTTCCTCACTTCGCAAGCTGCGGGCATAGACAGATTCTTCAAGAGGAAATTCCATCAGGCTAAGAGCTTTGCAGCATGGCGGAACCTGTCAAGCCAGATTGATCAAGTAGAAGCTCGAATTCAGCGGCTCACTACAATGAAAGATCGTTATGGAATTTCTGTACGAGAACCGGGCAGGAGTAGCACACTACAATATGCCAGGCAGCTCTCTCTATCAGATTCTTCTTATCTATCTGATGATACTGAGTTAGTGGGCAATGCCAGTGAAATAAGTATGTTGACACAATGGCTACTCACAGAGCGACAAGACCGATTGATCATGTCCATCCTTGGCATGGGAGGTCTAGGAAAAACAACCATAGCAAGCAGTATCTACAAAAATCAACAGATTATCAGAATGTTTGACTGTCATGTGTGGGTGACTTTATCTCAGAATTATCTAGTTGAAGACCTACTGAGGCAAATCATGAAGCAACTGATGGACCAAAGAGCCTACATGGCCAGTGGTATCGAGACTATGAGTCGTGTAAGACTAATCGAGGAACTTCAGAGCTACCTACAGGACAAGAAATATCTGGTTGTCTTGGATGATGTATGGGATAGAGATGACTGGTTATTTTTGAAGCGTGCACTTGTAATAAATAATCATGGAAGTAGAGTGCTAGTGACAACTCGCAAAAAGGATGTTGCTTCCTTAGCAAACGACGGATTTGTTGTGGAGCTTAAAGTTCTTCCTTATGCTGAAGCATGGCACCTATTCTGTCAAAAGGCATTCCGTAGATTAGAAGACAAAATATGTCCACTAAATCTGAGGCTTTGGGCAGAGAAAATTGTGAAAAAGTGCCAAGGACTTCCACTGGCTATCGTCGCAGTTGGGAGCCTTTTGTCGTACCGAGAACTAGAGGAGCAAGAGTGGAGTTCTCTCCACAACCAACTTAGCTGGCAACTAGCTAACAATCCAGAGCTCAGTTGGATTGTGAGTGTTCTGAATCTCAGCTTGAATGATCTCCCAAGTCATTTAAAGAATTGCTTCCTATACTGCAGCCCTTTCCCTGAAGACTACAAGGTTAAAAGAAGATGGATCTGCAGGCTTTGGGTCGCAGAAGGTCTTGTTGAGGAAAGAGGTGCCGGGACAACAATGGAGGAAGTTGCTGAGTGTTACCTAAAGGAGCTCACTCGTCGTTCTCTTCTTGAAGTTGCAGAAAGGAATGTTCATGGAAGAGCTAGCTCATTTCAAATGCATGACCTTCTGCGCGATGCATGTCTGATTGTTGCAAACAGAGAGAAGTTTGCTGTCGTATACGGTGACCCTGGTATAACCCAGGTTAACTCTGAAGTCCGCCGCTTGTTTGTTCAGAAGCATGCTCGGTCTCTAAAGCTTGCTGCAGCGTCACGGATCCGATCTTTAATCTTATTTGACACACAAGTTGCATCCTCTTGGATATATGACATTTCATCAAATTTCAGACTGATCCGTGTCCTGTGTCTAAGGTTTGCTAACATTCATCAAGTGCCGGCTGTTGTCCCAGACTTGCTTAATTTGCACTATTTGGATTTAGCTCACACAAAGGTTAAGCATATACCAGCATCGCTCGGTAAACTTACGAACCTACAAGTTTTGGACCTGCGGTTCACCTATGTGGAGCAGCTGCCATGGGAAATAACAAACCTGACTAAATTGAGGCATCTGTATGTATACATGCTCCATGATTTTCAAGAAAGGATATTTGACTGCTTTTCTGCTACAAATATCCCTGGCAATATTTGCCGTCTAAAGAATCTGCAAAGCTTACAATCTGTTTCAGCCAACAAAAACCTACTTACGCAGCTCGGTGAGTTGACACTGATGAGAAGTTTGGCTATAATGAAAATGCGTCAAAACTACATTGCAGAGTTATGGGACTCCTTGGCCAGGATGCCTAGCCTCAGTAGGTTGGTTATTTTTGCAAACAGCAAGGATGAGGTTCTTAATCTGATAAAGATAAAGCCCTTGCAAAATCTAAAGTTTTTCTGGTTGAGAGGGAGGTTGTATGAGGGAGTGCTCCCGCAGATCTTTGCAAGTTTTGAGAAGCTCGCTGCGTTGAAACTTGATTGTTCTTGTCTGAAGAAAGATCCTATTAACTCCTTTGCTCACACGCTGAATCTAGTGTATCTGAATCTTTGCAGAACTTATGATGGGGAACAATTAACATTTCGTGCAGGATGGTTTCCCAAGCTCAGTTCTCTTGCATTAGTTGACATGGAACGTTTAAATTCGATTGAGATTGAGGAAGGCACAATGAAGGTTCTACATACTTTGGAGATTGTTGGTCTAAAGAGTCTGAAGATAGTGCCTCGAGGCATCAAGCACATTAAGACACTACAGAAGATGGTTCTAACAGATATGCGAAAGGAGTTCATGGATAGGCTGCATGCGGATGACAGTGACATTGTTGAGCATATACCTGACATCCAGAGTTTTGACTCCTTCGATTCTGAAGCTG TTAAGAAGATGGTTCTTCTGCCACATCTTGCAAAGAAGTATGGCACTGGCTGGTGGGAGCTTTGTTAA
- the LOC123160548 gene encoding probable LRR receptor-like serine/threonine-protein kinase At2g23950, with the protein MASSVSDPPLLPVVLLLLCAAPFLAFSSEPLNAEVMALVAIKQGLVDAHGVLSNWDEDSVDPCSWAMITCSPRNLVIGLGAPSQGLSGTLSGRIANLTNLEQVLLQNNNITGRLPPELGALPRLQTLDLSSNRFSGRVPDTLGRLSKLRYLKLNNNSLSGPFPASLASIPQLSFLDLSYNNLSGPVPLFPARSFNIVGNPMICGSHVDCAAALAPATGPFPLESTSTPSSRSRSKAGAVGVGVGTGLGASSLLLFAVSCLLWSRRRRHRCPSLLEQGGRDVEGGVAARLGNVRQFGLRELHAATDGFSARNILGRGGFGDVYRGRLADGTAVAVKRLKDPSGASGEAQFRTEVEMISLAVHRHLLRLLGFCAAASGERLLVYPFMPNGSVAARLRGKPALGWQTRKRIVVGAARGLLYLHEQCDPKIIHRDVKAANVLLDEHHEAVVGDFGLAKLLDHGDSHVTTAVRGTVGHIAPEYLSTGQSSDKTDVFGFGVLLLELVTGQRALEVGKGSGLSLSHKGVMLDWVRKVHQEKMLDLLVDQELGPHYDRIEVAEMVQVALLCTQFQPSHRPRMAEVVRMLEGDGLADKWEATNRPPHDGLGDDHRSDPNGWGSFNDYHDNGGSSLGSDEARSIDMAEEMELSGPR; encoded by the exons ATGGCGTCGTCTGTCTCTGACCCTCCACTCCTtcccgtcgtcctcctcctcctctgcgccGCCCCATTCCTCGCATTCTCCTCGGAGCCTCTCAACGCCGAAG TGATGGCGCTGGTGGCCATCAAGCAGGGGCTGGTGGACGCGCACGGGGTGCTGAGCAACTGGGACGAGGACTCCGTTGACCCCTGCAGCTGGGCCATGATCACCTGCTCCCCCCGCAACCTCGTCATTGGCCT GGGAGCGCCCAGCCAGGGCTTGTCGGGGACCCTGTCCGGGAGGATCGCCAACCTCACTAATCTCGAGCAAGT GCTGCTGCAGAACAACAACATCACGGGGCGGCTGCCGCCGGAGCTGGGCGCTCTGCCGAGGCTGCAGACGCTGGACCTCTCCAGCAACCGCTTCTCCGGCCGCGTGCCCGACACGCTGGGCCGCCTCTCCAAGCTCCGGTACCT GAAGCTAAACAACAACAGCTTGTCGGGGCCGTTCCCGGCGTCGCTGGCCAGCATCCCACAGCTCTCCTTCCT GGACTTGTCCTACAACAACCTCTCGGGCCCTGTTCCGCTATTCCCAGCAAGAAGCTTCAA CATCGTGGGCAATCCGATGATCTGCGGGAGCCATGTCGACTGCGCCGCCGCGCTGGCGCCGGCCACCGGGCCCTTCCCGCTGGAATCCACGTCCACCCCGAGCAGCA GGAGCAGGTCAAAGGCTGGCGCGGTGGGAGTGGGAGTAGGGACAGGCCTGGGCGCCTCCTCCCTGCTGCTTTTCGCCGTGTCCTGTCTTCTTTGGAGCCGCCGGCGCCGGCACCGCTGCCCCTCCCTCCTCG AACAAGGTGGCCGCGATGTGGAGGGTGGGGTGGCGGCGCGGCTGGGGAACGTGCGGCAGTTCGGGCTGCGGGAGCTGCACGCCGCCACGGACGGGTTCAGCGCCAGGAACATCCTGGGCAGAGGCGGGTTCGGGGACGTGTACCGGGGCCGGCTCGCCGACGGCACGGCGGTGGCCGTGAAGCGGCTCAAGGACCCCAGCGGCGCGTCCGGGGAGGCGCAGTTCCGCACGGAGGTGGAGATGATCAGCCTCGCCGTGCACCGCCACCTGCTCCGCCTCCTCGgcttctgcgccgccgcctccggcgagCGCCTCCTCGTCTACCCCTTCATGCCCAACGGCTCCGTCGCCGCCCGCCTCCGAG GGAAGCCGGCGCTGGGGTGGCAGACGCGGAAGCGGATCGTGGTGGGGGCGGCGCGGGGGCTGCTGTACCTGCACGAGCAGTGCGACCCCAAGATCATCCACCGGGACGTCAAGGCCGCCAACGTGCTGCTGGACGAGCACCACGAGGCCGTCGTCGGCGACTTCGGCCTCGCCAAGCTGCTCGACCACGGCGACTCGCACGTCACCACCGCCGTGCGCGGCACCGTCGGCCACATCGCCCCCGAGTACCTCTCCACGGGCCAGTCCTCCGACAAGACCGACGTCTTCGGCTTCGGCGTCCTGCTCCTCGAGCTCGTCACCGGCCAGCGCGCGCTCGAGGTCGGCAAGGGCTCCGGCCTCAGCCTCTCCCACAAGGGCGTCATGCTTGACTGG GTGAGGAAGGTGCACCAGGAGAAGATGCTGGACCTGCTGGTCGACCAGGAGCTGGGCCCTCACTACGACAGGATCGAGGTGGCCGAGATGGTGCAGGTCGCCCTGCTCTGCACCCAGTTCCAGCCGTCCCACCGCCCGAGGATGGCCGAGGTGGTGCGGATGCTCGAAGGCGACGGCCTCGCCGACAAATGGGAGGCCACCAACCGGCCGCCGCACGACGGCCTTGGCGACGACCACCGCAGCGACCCCAACGGGTGGGGCTCCTTCAACGACTACCATGACAACGGCGGCAGCAGCCTCGGCAGCGACGAGGCGCGGTCCATCGACATGGCGGAGGAGATGGAGCTGTCTGGACCGAGGTAG
- the LOC123158195 gene encoding ethylene-responsive transcription factor 1-like: protein MIENSDSLMRGPSPSDNSDTVRAAIMCGRTLVADVEVPVVTRKVMEVTVWPENKKHRRGGGGGRLFTGHGGRRGLELDNDKEDFEADFEKFEVDSRDYDLELGRGGVDEKEDDDEEVEIKPFVAVKRSLSQGINLNDLSTMPTASFDGPSERPAKRKRKNQIKAICQRPLGRWDAEIRDPSKGVHVWLGTFNSVEEAGRAYDVEARKIRGKKAKVSFPEEPTGFADFASNQPPIPAMNSDAPVEAPDMDIYSDQGSNSLSCSDLGWEYDTNSLDISSIAPISTIAQGAKSALVKNNTYNSLVPHVMENIDVNFEPWMRYLMHDSVDELIDSLLDFDVTRDVVGNMDLWSFDDVPIRGKFF from the exons atgattgagaactcggacTCCCTCATG CGAGGTCCTTCTCCTAGCGACAACAGCGACACGGTACGAGCAGCCATCATGTGTGGCAGAACATTAGTCGCGGACGTCGAGGTTCCCGTGGTGACGCGGAAGGTGATGGAGGTCACGGTGTGGCCCGAGAATAAGAAGCACCGACGAGGAGGTGGTGGGGGTCGACTCTTCACGGGGCACGGTGGGCGTAGGGGGCTCGAGCTGGACAACGACAAGGAGGACTTTGAGGCCGATTTTGAGAAGTTCGAGGTTGACTCCAGGGACTATGACCTGGAGCTCGGGCGCGGTGGAGTTGATGAGaaggaagacgacgacgaggaagtcGAGATCAAGCCCTTTGTCGCCGTCAAGAGGTCCCTCTCCCAAGGTATCAACCTTA ATGACTTAAGCACCATGCCTACTGCTAGTTTTGACGGTCCTTCAGAAAGGCCAGCAAAAAGGAAGAGAAAGAACCAAATAAAGGCTATCTGTCAACGCCCCTTGGGTAGGTGGGATGCTGAAATCAGAGATCCTAGCAAGGGTGTCCATGTTTGGCTCGGTACTTTCAACAGTGTTGAAGAAGCTGGAAGAGCTTATGATGTTGAAGCACGCAAGATCCgtggcaagaaggccaaggttagCTTTCCAGAGGAACCAACAGGATTTGCTGACTTTGCATCAAACCAGCCACCTATTCCTGCAATGAACTCTGATGCCCCTGTTGAAGCTCCTGATATGGATATCTATTCTGACCAGGGAAGTAACTCTTTGTCCTGCTCTGACCTGGGCTGGGAGTATGACACCAACAGTCTAGATATATCATCCATTGCTCCCATCTCTACCATTGCTCAAGGAGCAAAATCTGCGCTTGTCAAGAATAACACCTATAACTCATTGGTGCCTCATGTTATGGAGAATATTGATGTCAATTTCGAACCATGGATGAGATATCTTATGCATGATAGCGTGGATGAGCTGATTGATAGCCTACTGGATTTTGATGTGACTCGGGATGTCGTTGGCAACATGGACCTTTGGAGCTTCGATGACGTGCCCATACGTGGCAAATTTTTCTAA